The Sedimentibacter sp. zth1 DNA segment TTTATATAGCGTTCATATTTTGGTACATACTCATTTTTTACAAACTTATCGTATGAAAATTCTGGCGTCATCTGTAAAAATTTATTTTCAAGGTCTGAAAATTCTTTATCTGGTGATATTATATCAATAATGGTAAAAGACAATATAAAGGTGAAAAACAATAATAGTAAAGGATAATTCTTGAGTTTTTTTATTTTGTTAAAATAATTTTTCATACATTCCACCTCCTAAAATCTAAAATACAAAAATGGATTATAAGTTGCATCCACTAGATAAGCTACAGACAAAATAAGTATAATAGCAGTTACAGAAATCCTAATCCAGTTTGCATCTTTTGATACTTTATTAAATATGTTTTTTAATACTGGAGTAGACAATATTCCTGCTATAACAAGTATGACAAAATAGTTTCTGATATAGTATATAAAATCTAGTCCTCCGGTAAAAATAAACATTTTTTTATATAGTTGAGCTACTTGTCCTAAATCAGTTAAACTGAATAGTACCCAGCTAAGCATAACCATTAATATTAAGTAAATATGTGAAAAAACTCGATACTTATCTAAAAACTTATTAAAGCCTCTTTTTTCTACTATTAGCAATACGGCAAACATAAGTCCCCATAGCATAAAGTTAAAATTAGCACCATGCCAGAATCCAGTTAAAAACCATATTAATACAATGTTAAAATATTTTCTAAATGGTCCAACTCTATTACCACCGAGAGGAATATATACATATTCTCTAAACCATGAACCCAAAGTCATATGCCATCTTCTCCAAAACTCTGTTGCACTTCTTGATATGTAAGGATAATTAAAGTTTTGAGGAAAATTAAAACCTAACATTTTACCAAGCCCTATCGCCATTAATGAATAACCGCTAAAATCAAAGTATATTTGAAATGTAAAAGCTAAAACACCAAGCCACGCAAGAGGCGTAGATATGTTTGAAAAACCTAATGTCTGAACTTCATCCCATAGCATACCAACATTATTTGCAATTAAAACCTTTCTGCCTAATCCCAAAATGAACGTTTCAGCTCCATCTTGAATTTGAGAATAATTTATTTTTCTTTCCTTTAATTCTACATTTATATCTGTATATTTAACAATCGGACCTGCTATTAGCTGTGGAAACATAGTAACAAACGTTCCAAAGTTAATAATATTTCTTTCAGCTTTAACTTTCCCTCTATAAACATCTATTGTATAAGACATTGTCTGGAATGTATAAAAACTAATTCCCAATGGTAATATTAATCTTAATAAACTTATGTTAAGTCCAAATACCTTATTTATGTTAACAATAAAGAAATCATAATATTTAAAGAATAATAACATTCCCAAATTGAACATTATTGAAAGTAAAAGTGCTACTTTGCAAAGCAATTTTTTATCTCTATTGTTGTCTATAATTAATGATAATGTATAATCAACACAGATAGAAGCTATCATTATAAAAAAGTATTTTGGTTCTCCCCATGAATAAAACAATAAGCTAAAAAATAATAAAGATAGATTTTTGCATTTATTAGGTATAAGATAATAAATTAATAATACTATCGGTAAAAATCTAAATAAAAAAACAATACTACTAAATACCATGTAATATCTCCTTCTAAGGTTCTGTACTAAAATATTTATTTTGTCATAAATATTTTGTCCCATAATATATAGACGGGACAAAATATTATAAGTTTCTGAAAATTACAATGAAATATTTTCCATTTGATCAATCCATATTTTCACTGATGCATCAGTAGGCATTCTCAAATCACCTCTAGGAGATAAGCAAACACTCCCAACCTTTGGTCCATCAGGCATACAGGTTCTTTTATATTGCTGTGAAAAAAATCTATAATAAAAATTTTTCAACCACTTGTAAATTATTTCCTTGTCATATTTTTTTTCAAACGCTTTACATGCAAGGTAAAAAACCTTATCTGGTCTATATCCAAATCTTAAAACATTATATATAAAGAAATCATGCAGTTCATAAGGTCCTACTATTTCTTCGGTTTTTTGTGAAATCTTTCCTTCTTTATCAGGTGGTAATAATTCTGGACTAACAGGAGTATCTAATACATCCAATAACACATTTTTGATATTATCATTAAATTCATTATCTGCAATCCATTTAATTATATATCGTATTAATGTTTTAGGAATCGATGCATTAACTCCATACATAGACATTTGGTCACCATTGTATGTTGCCCATCCAAGTGCTAATTCTGATAAATCTCCTGTACCAATTACAAACCCACCTTCTTGATTAGCAATATCCATAAGTATCTGAGTACGTTCTCTAGCTTGAGAATTTTCATAAACAACATTTGCGTTTTTTAAATCGTGCTTTATATCTTTAAAATGTTGTAATACTGAATTTGTTATGTTTATTTCTCTAAATGTTGCACCAATTTTTTTTATCATTTCTACAGAATTATTATATGTTCTATCAGTAGTTCCAAAACCTGGCATTGTTATTGCTTTAATCATTTTTCTATCTAACCCAAGTTTATCACAAGTTTTTGCACAAACAAGCAAGGCAAGAGTTGAATCTAATCCCCCTGATATTCCAACTATCAAAGCTTTTGCACTTATATGTTCAATCCTTTTAGCAAGTCCACTAATTTGTATATTGAATATTTCATTACATCTTTCATTTCTTATATTTTTGTTTTTAGGTATAAATGGTGTTGCATCAACTAGTCTAGTCAATTCAAAATTATCGATATTTGCATTAAAGTATACTTTTTCGTATTCGATATCATACTTTCCTGCACAATCTGCAAACGTGTTATTTCTTTGTCTATATGTAGCTAGCTTTTCAGTATCAATCTCCGTATATATATATTGGCTCACCATTTTATATTTTTCTGTTTCTGCTAACAATAAGCCGTTTTCATATATTACACTTTGCCCTCCAAATACCAAATCAGTACTAGACTCACCAAATCCAGCAGAAGAATAAATATATGCACACATACATTTTGATGATTGTGATTCTACTATTGCCTTTCTATATTCGCCTTTTCCAACATAATCATTGGACGCTGATAAATTAAGAATCAAGCTTGCACCTGCCAAGGTCTGAAATGTACTTGGTGCAATAGCACTCCATAAGTCTTCGCATATTTCTATTCCTATACATAAATCCTTAATAGTTTCATGTTGTATCAACACTTTTGTAGATATGAAAGTATTTTGTCCACAATAATTGACACTTAATGTATTCAAATCATCTGCCATACTAAACCATCTTTTCTCGTAGAATTCACCATAATTAGGTAGATAAGATTTAGGAACAATACATAATATTTTCCCCTTATACATTGCAATTGCACAATTATATAATGTTGAACCCATCTTTACAGGAGCTCCAACTACTATTAACATATCAATATTACTTGTCATATCCAATAAATCATTTATAGAATTTTCACATTCATCTATCAAAGATGCCTGATAAAATAAATCTGCACATGTATATCCAGTTACACAAAGTTCAGGAAAATTCAAAACCATTACTTTATTTTTTTCCGCATCTTTTATAATTTCAAATATACTTTCTATATTAAATTTACAATTTGCTACCTCAATTTTTGGAACTGCTGCTCCAACTCTAACAAAATTATAACCTTTCAAAATATTACCTCCAAAGCTATTAAATATACTTAAATTTAACACATTACATCTTATAATGTCAATTTTTTATAATATTATACATAACATGTACAGTATATAATAAACCTATAATTAATGGAATTAGTTTTTAATAGTTACTTAGTGTTGACAAAATAATATATCTATTTTATAATTGAAAAAACAAATATAGTGCAATGATAGGAAATAGTAAATATATATTTATTTTTAGAGAGTTCTTGCTTGGTGAAAAAGAATAATATATATATATATTGAACACATCTTAGAGCTAGTTACTGAAATAATAGTAGGATAACTCGGTTTCACCCGTTATAGTGAAAAAGTATTTTATACTTTATGAGATTAGTGTTGTGAGATACTAATAAAAAGAGGTGGAACCACGGATATAACCCGTCCTCTTAGTGAAAACTAAGAGAATGGGTTTTTTATTTATAAAAATATATAATATAAAATAAAAGAGGTAATAAAATGAAAGTTAATGTTAATCCAGCAAAAGGCATGAGAGACTTTTTGCCTAAAGAGAAAGAAATAAGAGACTATGTAGAAAATGTCATCATAAATACCTATAAGCAATCAGGATTTGAACTTATTGAAACACCAGTAATTGAAAACATTGAAAATTTAGTAAGCAGTAATGGTGGAGATAATTTAAAGCTAATATACAAAATTCTAAAACGTGGGAATAAGCTTAGCAATTTTTCTGATATGAATGAAAGTGATTTATCAGATTTAGGTCTTAGATATGACTTAACTGTTCCACTTAGCAGATTTTATTGTAACAATAAATCTAAACTATCTACAATATTTAAATCTTTACAGGTTGGAAATGTTTTTAGAGCTGAAAGAGCGCAAAAGGGAAGGTATAGAAGCTTCAAACAATGTGATATTGATATTATAGGCGATAACACTTCAAATGCAGAAATAGAACTTATAACAACAACTTCTAAAGCATTAAGTACACTAAATGTAAATAAATTTTCCATAAGAATTAATGATAGAAGAATATTGAAGGGTGTAATTTTATCATGTGGCTTTACTGAAAGTGAATTTGACAATGTTTGTATCATTGTAGATAAACTTGATAAGATTGGCATTGAAGGTATAGAAAAAGAACTTTTAGCTAAAGAATACAATTCTGACAACATTAATAAATTAATTTGTGCACTGAATGATATAAATGCAACTGGAACAGCTTCTCTAAATCAATATGGAGTAGATAATAAAGTTATAGAAAATATAGACTATATCATAAATTCTGTTAAAGAAATTTCAGAAGGCAAATATAACATTGTATTTGATTTTACATTGGTTAGAGGAATGGGCTACTACACAGGTACAATATTTGAAATTCAATATGAAGGTCTTGGCTACTCAATCGGCGGTGGTGGACGATATGATAAAATGATAGGCAAATTTATCGGTGAAGACATACCTGCTATTGGTTTTTCTATAGGTTTCGAAAGACTTGTTAATCAGTTAATTGAAGAAAATTTTAAAGTCCCAAATCTTCAAAAAATAGTTTTATTGTACAATAACGAAGATAGTTATACTGAAGTAGTAAAAAAAGCTAATGAACTTAGAGAAAAAGGATTCTCTGTTTCTACTTATGAAAAAGCTAAAAAGCTTGGAAAACAGCTTTCACAATTTGAAACATTAGGATTTAGAGGATATGCAATATTTGAAAAAGATGACACAAATGTTAAAGATTTTAATAAATAAAGTAAAAATGTTGAGAATTGTTTTATTGAAATTCTCAACATTTTCTTACTTAATATTTATTTCATAAAGTTTTCAATATCATTAACTGTTTTTATAATATCTTTAGATAAGTTAATATTACCGTTTTTAGTTACTAATACATCATCTTCAATTCTTATACCAATACCTTCTTCAGCTATGTATAGTCCTGGTTCAACAGTATAAATATTGTTTTCTGCCATTTTTCTATCTCTACATCTTAAATCATGAAGATCAAGGCCTAATGGATGTCCAACACTATGATAGTAGTATTTCGAAACTTCGCTATCATCACTTATAAGTTTTATAGCTTTTAGTTCTTTGGCAAAATATTTAATTACAGCATTATTTACATCAATTTCAGATATTCCTGGTTTCATAATATCCATTGTTACATCTTGTGCACCTAAAACTATGTTATATATATCCTTTTGTCTTTGAGTAAATTTACCGTTAACTGGATAAGTTCTTGTAATATCTGATGCATACATATTTGATAACGCACCTAAATCACATAATACTAATTCACCGTCATGAATTTGATTTTTCAAATCTACATGGTGAAGTATAACACCACTCTTACCTGAAGCGGCTATAGTTGCAAAACTTGGTGATGAGTTTCTTAGCATTAACTGATATTCATAATGCGCTCTTACCTGATACTCATACATATCAGGCTTCATATTTTTCATTAAAAACTCTAATGCTTCTTTTGTGTATTTTATTGAAGTTTTAACTTCTTCTATCTCTTCAGGTTGTTTATGTACTCTTAACTCCATCATTAAACCTAAACTGTTTAATATATTAACTGATGGTAACTGATTTTTAACCTTTTTAGCTATCGCTCTGTATTCATCATCAAACTCTTCCATATTTGCATAAGCTGTAACTATATAAAGATTTTCAAATAAATCCATTGAAGAAAGTTTTGAACATAAAGTTGACTCAAAACTATCTCTATCAACTATATTTTGTATACCTGAAATTTCTTGAGCTTCTTCTTTTCTTAAAACAATTCCAAACCACTTTTCAAATGTTTCATTTACTGGAGGAATAAATAATTGCTCAGTTACAACACCATTAACTTTAGAAATAGCTAAAACCATATTTTCTTTATTAATACCTGTTAAATAAAAAAAGTTCCTATCTACTACAAATTTATGACTTTGATCCAAGCTTTCTCTTGGAGCTTCCTTTGAAAAGAAAACTGCTACTGAATAATCTTTCATTTTTTCAGCAAATTTTTTTCTATTATTGATAAAAAATTCTTTGTTCATCATATTCTCCTTTATATATTAATTAATATACCGTGTAAACTTTTATCATGCAAAATCTATTATACACAAATTTACGATAAATGTAAATATTGAACTAATCTTGCCAGTTCTTTGAACGGTCAATTGCTTTCTTCCATCCACTGTATAGATTGTCCCTTTTTACTTGTGAAATCTCAGGTTTGAATTTTTTATCCAAACTCCATTTTTGAGCTATCTCACCTTTAGATTTCCAAAATCCCGATGCTAAACCTGCAAGACATGCTGCTCCAAAAGCAGTTGTTTCAGTAACTTCTGGTCTATCAACCTCAACACCCAATATATCAGCTTGAAACTGCATCAAAAAATTATTCTTAGAAGCTCCACCATCTACTTTCAAAACAGTTAAATTCATTTCAGAATCTGAAATCATAGCATCTATTACATCTTTTGTCTGATATGCTATTGCTTCCAGTGCAGCCCTAATTATGTGATTTATATTTGTTCCTCTTGTTAAACCTATCAAAATACCTCTTGCATACATATCCCAATGTGGTGCACCTAACCCAGCAAAGGCTGGCACTAAATAAACACCACTTGTATCTTCTACCTTCTTAGCAAAATACTCGCTATCTTTTGATTCATTAATAATCCTTAGTTCATCTCGTAACCATTGAATTATTGCACCACCCATAAAAATAGAACC contains these protein-coding regions:
- the hisS gene encoding histidine--tRNA ligase, which translates into the protein MKVNVNPAKGMRDFLPKEKEIRDYVENVIINTYKQSGFELIETPVIENIENLVSSNGGDNLKLIYKILKRGNKLSNFSDMNESDLSDLGLRYDLTVPLSRFYCNNKSKLSTIFKSLQVGNVFRAERAQKGRYRSFKQCDIDIIGDNTSNAEIELITTTSKALSTLNVNKFSIRINDRRILKGVILSCGFTESEFDNVCIIVDKLDKIGIEGIEKELLAKEYNSDNINKLICALNDINATGTASLNQYGVDNKVIENIDYIINSVKEISEGKYNIVFDFTLVRGMGYYTGTIFEIQYEGLGYSIGGGGRYDKMIGKFIGEDIPAIGFSIGFERLVNQLIEENFKVPNLQKIVLLYNNEDSYTEVVKKANELREKGFSVSTYEKAKKLGKQLSQFETLGFRGYAIFEKDDTNVKDFNK
- a CDS encoding MBOAT family protein — encoded protein: MVFSSIVFLFRFLPIVLLIYYLIPNKCKNLSLLFFSLLFYSWGEPKYFFIMIASICVDYTLSLIIDNNRDKKLLCKVALLLSIMFNLGMLLFFKYYDFFIVNINKVFGLNISLLRLILPLGISFYTFQTMSYTIDVYRGKVKAERNIINFGTFVTMFPQLIAGPIVKYTDINVELKERKINYSQIQDGAETFILGLGRKVLIANNVGMLWDEVQTLGFSNISTPLAWLGVLAFTFQIYFDFSGYSLMAIGLGKMLGFNFPQNFNYPYISRSATEFWRRWHMTLGSWFREYVYIPLGGNRVGPFRKYFNIVLIWFLTGFWHGANFNFMLWGLMFAVLLIVEKRGFNKFLDKYRVFSHIYLILMVMLSWVLFSLTDLGQVAQLYKKMFIFTGGLDFIYYIRNYFVILVIAGILSTPVLKNIFNKVSKDANWIRISVTAIILILSVAYLVDATYNPFLYFRF
- a CDS encoding NAD(+) synthase; the encoded protein is MKGYNFVRVGAAVPKIEVANCKFNIESIFEIIKDAEKNKVMVLNFPELCVTGYTCADLFYQASLIDECENSINDLLDMTSNIDMLIVVGAPVKMGSTLYNCAIAMYKGKILCIVPKSYLPNYGEFYEKRWFSMADDLNTLSVNYCGQNTFISTKVLIQHETIKDLCIGIEICEDLWSAIAPSTFQTLAGASLILNLSASNDYVGKGEYRKAIVESQSSKCMCAYIYSSAGFGESSTDLVFGGQSVIYENGLLLAETEKYKMVSQYIYTEIDTEKLATYRQRNNTFADCAGKYDIEYEKVYFNANIDNFELTRLVDATPFIPKNKNIRNERCNEIFNIQISGLAKRIEHISAKALIVGISGGLDSTLALLVCAKTCDKLGLDRKMIKAITMPGFGTTDRTYNNSVEMIKKIGATFREINITNSVLQHFKDIKHDLKNANVVYENSQARERTQILMDIANQEGGFVIGTGDLSELALGWATYNGDQMSMYGVNASIPKTLIRYIIKWIADNEFNDNIKNVLLDVLDTPVSPELLPPDKEGKISQKTEEIVGPYELHDFFIYNVLRFGYRPDKVFYLACKAFEKKYDKEIIYKWLKNFYYRFFSQQYKRTCMPDGPKVGSVCLSPRGDLRMPTDASVKIWIDQMENISL
- a CDS encoding aminopeptidase P family protein; this translates as MNKEFFINNRKKFAEKMKDYSVAVFFSKEAPRESLDQSHKFVVDRNFFYLTGINKENMVLAISKVNGVVTEQLFIPPVNETFEKWFGIVLRKEEAQEISGIQNIVDRDSFESTLCSKLSSMDLFENLYIVTAYANMEEFDDEYRAIAKKVKNQLPSVNILNSLGLMMELRVHKQPEEIEEVKTSIKYTKEALEFLMKNMKPDMYEYQVRAHYEYQLMLRNSSPSFATIAASGKSGVILHHVDLKNQIHDGELVLCDLGALSNMYASDITRTYPVNGKFTQRQKDIYNIVLGAQDVTMDIMKPGISEIDVNNAVIKYFAKELKAIKLISDDSEVSKYYYHSVGHPLGLDLHDLRCRDRKMAENNIYTVEPGLYIAEEGIGIRIEDDVLVTKNGNINLSKDIIKTVNDIENFMK